Proteins from a genomic interval of Gadus morhua chromosome 21, gadMor3.0, whole genome shotgun sequence:
- the LOC115534294 gene encoding endoribonuclease ZC3H12A: protein MEIYQEQKARRLLPRDSPPSPPGPADPPDPQPSKVERFLKLGYTHRDIHRVLQSLKPDAQTNDILEELIKTSPRTAAQPASLPTPAPSSTPRLVARGCSLTDPGPRAPSPRAPSPRKTPAKAHPGSGFRPVVIDGSNVAMSHGNKKVFSCRGLQLAVMWFWGRGLRDITVFVPLWRKEQPRQDTPITDQHILEELESRRILVFTPSRRVSGRRVACYDDRYIVRLAVESDGIIVSNDNYRDLQTESPQWKRFIEERLLMYTFANDKFMPPDDPLGRSGPTIDSFLRNAPWEQEVKQQHCPYGKKCTYGSKCKFYHPERANQSQLSVADELRAMGRPTPIHQTPAQLEVELTSLYPPSSPARRDHAPPRAGPTWGPPSSLDQALGSMEGSVSEPRLRSTDGLSSGYSSGYSGSSGFHSEPWGGGVWGSLPLAPPPRGSSMSGGGVTEERRTLSSQLSALFPPRTVQEIMDTHPHVADMSQLISLIQRTTPLS from the exons ATGGAGATCTACCAGGAGCAGAAGGCTAGGAGGCTCCTCCCCAGagacagccccccctccccccccggccccgcggacccccccgacccccagcCCAGCAAGGTGGAGCGCTTCCTGAAGCTGGGCTACACCCACAGAGACATCCACCGCGTGCTGCAGAGCCTGAAGCCCGACGCCCAGACCAACGACATCCTGGAGGAGCTCATCAAGACGTCCCCCCGGACCGCCGCCCAGcccgcctccctccccaccccggCCCCCAGCTCCACCCCCCGGCTGGTGGCCCGCGGCTGCAGCCTCACGGACCCCGGCCCCCGGGCCCCCAGCCCCCGGGCCCCCAGCCCCAGGAAGACCCCGGCCAAGGCGCATCCGGGTAGCGGGTTCAGGCCGGTGGTCATCGATGGGAGCAACGTAGCCATGAG CCATGGCAACAAGAAGGTGTTTTCCTGCCGTGGGCTGCAGCTGGCGGTGATGTGgttctgggggcggggcctgcgtGACATCACCGTGTTCGTCCCCTTGTGGCGCAAGGAGCAGCCGCGCCAAGACACTCCCATCACAG ACCAGCACatcctggaggagctggagagccgGAGGATCCTGGTGTTCACGCCGTCGCGACGCGTCAGCGGGCGGCGTGTGGCGTGCTATGACGACCGCTACATCGTGCGTCTGGCTGTGGAGTCGGACGGCATCATCGTCTCCAACGACAACTACCGCGACCTGCAGACGGAGAGCCCGCAGTGGAAGAGGTTCATCGAGGAGAGGCTGCTCATGTACACCTTCGCCAACGACAA GTTCATGCCCCCAGACGATCCCCTGGGGCGTAGCGGTCCGACCATCGACAGCTTCCTGCGAAACGCGCCCTGGGAACAGGAAGTCAAGCAGCAGCACTGCCCCTACG GTAAGAAGTGTACTTACGGGAGCAAATGCAAGTTCTACCACCCTGAACgagccaaccaatcacagctctcGGTGGCTGACGAGCTGCGAGCCATGGGCAGGCCGACGCCCATCCACCAAACGCCCGCCCAGCTCGAGGTGGAACTCACCTCTCTGTACCCCCCCTCTTCTCCGGCGAGGAGAGACCACGCCCCCCCCAGGGCCGGTCCGACCTGGGGCCCCCCGTCCTCCCTGGACCAGGCCCTCGGCTCCATGGAGGGCTCCGTGTCGGAGCCGCGCCTCCGGTCCACCGACGGCCTCTCCAGCGGCTACTCCAGCGGCTACTCTGGGTCCTCTGGTTTCCACAGCGAAccctgggggggcggggtctggggCAGCCTgcctctggccccgccccccagggggaGCAGCATGTCAGGGGGCGGGGTCACAGAGGAGAGGCGGACCCTGAGCAGTCAGCTGAGCGCCCTGTTCCCTCCTCGCACCGTCCAAGAGATCATGGACACCCACCCCCACGTGGCGGACATGTCCCAGCTCATCTCCCTCATACAGAGGACCACCCCCCTGTCCTAG